The Candidozyma auris chromosome 1, complete sequence genome includes a region encoding these proteins:
- a CDS encoding AGC family serine/threonine-protein kinase — translation MLFTFDEDPEPPDVAPPVAYEGQPGHLHPPGFQPQGLKPPGFKGTPSTPDSKFHPDSNFHQMEFSKSPRNRRRSSVYRRLSVRSTSSAGGINIPSGFNEEECAVKKSLGDFVPLRVLGQGAYGKVHLVKDKHNGRLYAQKQIRKPQIDVLDDTASHVKRTLAERHILTQVTHHANIVKLFYALQDHDRFYLLLEYIPGGELFYHLTCGNALGNVFKEDHVAFYAAEMALGLRHLHSLGIVYRDLKPENCLLNAAGHLVLTDFGLSKAISNDDESACRSIIGTPEYMAPEIIKGEAYDYAVDWWSLGCVIYDMMTGKPPFTGKSHEVITKKILSAKLNLPFYLSLDAKDLLNKLLQKKPEKRFSVDEKWDSFTGHRFFRKINWSAIVAQDESVVPPIIPTISDPEMAENFSEEFTSMKVSDYEVATAQASGSQMNGKELFQGFSFAASGSYIDKFGQMRLANYS, via the coding sequence ATGCTTTTCACCTTCGACGAGGACCCAGAGCCTCCCGACGTCGCTCCCCCCGTGGCGTACGAAGGCCAACCtggccacctccacccGCCAGGCTTCCAGCCCCAAGGATTAAAGCCTCCAGGCTTCAAAGGCACACCCAGTACCCCAGACTCCAAATTTCACCCAGACTCCAACTTTCACCAGATGGAGTTTTCCAAATCCCCTCGCAACCGAAGACGTTCTTCTGTCTACAGACGACTTTCTGTGCGGTCGACGTCGTCGGCAGGCGGAATCAACATTCCGTCGGGCTTCAACGAGGAAGAGTGTGCGGTGAAAAAGAGTTTGGGCGACTTTGTGCCCCTCAGGGTGCTTGGCCAGGGAGCGTATGGCAAGGTGCATCTTGTCAAGGACAAACACAACGGGCGGCTCTATGCGCAGAAGCAGATCAGAAAGCCCCAGATCGACGTTTTGGACGATACTGCCAGCCACGTCAAGAGAACGCTTGCTGAAAGACACATTTTGACGCAGGTGACTCATCACGCCAATATCGTCAAGTTGTTTTATGCTTTACAGGACCACGACCGGTTCTACTTGCTTTTGGAGTACATTCCTGGTGGAGAGTTGTTCTACCACTTGACTTGCGGCAACGCCTTGGGGAATGTGTTCAAGGAAGACCATGTGGCGTTCTACGCTGCCGAAATGGCGTTGGGGCTCCGTCATTTGCACCTGTTGGGCATCGTGTACCGGGACTTGAAGCCCGAAAACTGTCTTTTGAACGCTGCGGGTCATTTGGTGCTTACGGATTTCGGCCTCTCTAAAGCTATTTCCAACGATGATGAGTCTGCCTGTAGACTGATCATTGGGACCCCCGAGTACATGGCGCCCGAGATCATCAAGGGCGAAGCGTACGACTACGCTGTGGACTGGTGGCTGCTTGGATGTGTGATATACGACATGATGACGGGGAAACCGCCATTTACAGGCAAGCTGCACGAagtcatcaccaagaagataCTCCTGGCCAAGCTCAATCTCCCCTTTTACCTTCTGCTCGATGCCAAggacttgttgaacaagctccttcaaaagaaaccGGAGAAGCGGTTCCTGGTGGACGAGAAGTGGGACCTGTTTACAGGGCACCGTTTCTTCAGGAAAATCAACTGGAGCGCCATCGTCGCCCAGGACGAGTCGGTGGTGCCTCCGATAATTCCGACCATTTCAGACCCAGAGATGGCAGAAAACTTCTCTGAAGAATTCACCTCAATGAAGGTGAGCGACTACGAAGTTGCCACTGCACAAGCCTCGGGCTCACAGATGAATGGAAAGGAGCTTTTCCAGGGCTTTAGCTTTGCCGCCAGCGGCAGCTACATCGACAAGTTTGGACAGATGAGGTTGGCAAACTATTCATGA
- the VPS1 gene encoding dynamin-like GTPase VPS1, whose product MDEQLISTINKLQDALAPLGGGSTSPVDLPQITVVGSQSSGKSSVLENIVGRDFLPRGTGIVTRRPLVLQLINRRPGVNKADADKINKVTDKGEESENNLEEWGEFLHLPNKRFYNFEEIRAEIVRETDAKTGKNLGISSVPINLRIYSPHVLTLTLVDLPGLTKVPVGDQPKDIERQIREMVLKYISKPNAIILAVNAANTDLANSDGLKLAREVDPEGARTIGVLTKVDLMDEGTDVVDILAGRVIPLKFGYIPVINRGQRDIESKKTIRAALQDESAFFENHPSYKAKAQFCGTAFLARKLSSILMHHIKATLPDIKARIENSLKRYQSELSVLGPEMEESPTSIALNMITNFAKDYNEILNGEAKELSSQELSGGARISFVFHEIYKNGVNAIDPFDQIKDADIRTIMHNTSGSAPSLFVGTQAFEVLVKQQIHRLEEPSLRCVNLIFDELTRILNQIISHPQYSRYPLLKERLSNSFIQFLREELIPTNKFVQDIISAEQTYVNTAHPDLLKGSQAMAMVEEKFHPKPQVAIDPKTGKPLPPTQQAQQQPQPKEESNGFFGGFFSSKNKKRLQQMEAPPPVLRATGQMTERESMETEVIKLLISSYYNIVKRTVADLVPKAVMLKLITRSKDEIQRELLQKLYSAPDLGELVKENDTTVQRRKECKKMVEVLRAASEIVMSV is encoded by the coding sequence ATGGACGAGCAACTTATATCCACAatcaacaagctccaaGACGCGCTTGCGCCTCTTGGCGGCGGCCTGACCTCCCCCGTCGATTTACCCCAGATCACCGTGGTGGGATCTCAATCCAGCGGCAAATCGTCCGTGTTGGAAAACATCGTAGGCAGAGACTTTTTGCCTCGAGGCACGGGTATCGTGACGAGAAGACCGTTGGTGTTGCAGCTTATCAATAGAAGACCTGGGGTGAATAAGGCTGACGCAGATAAGATCAACAAAGTGACAGACAAGGGAGAAGAGCTGGAGAACAACTTGGAGGAGTGGGGAGAGTTCTTGCACTTGCCCAATAAGAGATTCTACAATTTCGAGGAGATCAGAGCAGAGATTGTTCGGGAAACGGACGCAAAGACCGGGAAGAACTTGGGCATTTCTTCGGTGCCTATCAACTTGCGTATCTACTCACCACACGTGTTGACCTTGACGTTGGTGGATTTGCCAGGGTTGACCAAGGTCCCCGTGGGCGATCAGCCCAAGGATATAGAGAGACAGATTCGGGAGATGGTTTTGAAGTACATTTCCAAGCCCAATGCCATCATCTTGGCTGTAAACGCTGCCAACAccgacttggccaactcgGACGGGTTGAAGTTGGCACGTGAGGTTGATCCTGAGGGCGCCAGAACCATTGGTGTGTTGACGAAAGTGGACTTGATGGATGAAGGCACGGATGTGGTGGACATTCTTGCCGGCAGAGTGATTCCCTTGAAGTTTGGCTACATCCCTGTCATCAATAGAGGCCAGAGAGACATcgagctgaagaagaccaTCAGGGCCgctcttcaagatgaaagcgctttctttgaaaaccaCCCTTCGTACAAGGCCAAGGCACAGTTCTGCGGTACTGCCTTCTTGGCAAGAAAGTTGAGCAGCATCTTGATGCATCATATCAAAGCCACCTTGCCTGATATCAAGGCGAGAATCGAGAATTCCTTGAAGCGCTACCAAAGCGAATTGAGCGTTTTGGGTCCAGAGATGGAGGAGAGCCCTACCTCGATTGCGTTGAACATGATCACAAACTTCGCTAAGGACTACAATGAAATCTTGAATGGTGAGGCCAAAGAGTTGTCGTCGCAGGAATTGAGTGGTGGTGCTCGTATCTCCTTTGTTTTCCATGAAATCTACAAAAATGGTGTCAATGCCATCGACCCCTTCGATCAGATCAAGGACGCCGATATCCGCACAATCATGCACAACACCTCCGGTTCTGCCCCTTCTTTGTTTGTGGGTACCCAGGCGTTTGAGGTGCTTGTCAAGCAGCAGATTCACCGTTTGGAGGAGCCATCTTTGCGTTGTGTCAACTTGATTTTCGACGAATTGACTCGTATCTTGAACCAGATTATCTCCCACCCACAATATTCTAGATACCCCTTATTGAAGGAGCGTCTCTCTAATTCATTTATTCAATTTTTGCGTGAGGAATTGATTCCCACGAACAAGTTCGTTCAGGACATCATCAGCGCCGAGCAAACCTATGTCAACACCGCACACCctgatttgttgaagggcCTGCAAGCCATGGCTATGGTTGAGGAAAAATTCCATCCAAAGCCACAAGTTGCAATTGATCCAAAAACCGGCAAGCCTTTGCCACCCACTCAACAGGCACAGCAACAACCTCAGCCAAAGGAGGAGTCGAACGGTTTCTTTGGCGGCTTTTTCTCATCCAAAAATAAGAAGAGATTGCAACAGATGGAAGCGCCCCCTCCAGTGTTACGAGCAACGGGACAGATGACCGAGCGTGAGCTGATGGAGACAGAGGTGATTAAACTTTTGATCTCGTCGTACTACAACATTGTCAAGAGAACGGTTGCCGATCTTGTACCAAAGGCAGTTatgttgaaattgatcaCCAGATCAAAAGATGAGATTCAAAGAGAGTTGTTGCAGAAGTTGTACAGTGCTCCTGATTTGGgtgagttggtgaaggagaACGATACCACTgtgcaaagaagaaaggaatGTAAGAAGATGGTGGAGGTGTTGAGGGCCGCAAGCGAGATCGTCATGAGCGTGTGA
- a CDS encoding putative electron-transferring-flavoprotein dehydrogenase, whose amino-acid sequence MFRRGLVLLSRPSPARRTDFSSLRKSLGSCAPFTRFLSHRHFQTSRASFFHTAPICHNEIPFDQLSQEDKDTLTEERATDNVDVCIVGAGPAGLASAIKLKQLDNEEGSGELRVVVLEKAPDFGSHIVSGAVLEPRALKELFPDSEYLKEDGSGIPLPPDLVTLVEQDEMKYLTEQYAFTMPEPPQMVNHGKNYITSLSQVVQHLSERAEELGVELFPGISVSELIYTENGDAIKGVATRDVGIGKNGAPLGSFERGMEFHARVTVLAEGCHGSLTKKAISKFDLRANSDPQTYGLGIKEVWRVADDKFQPGFVGHTMGFPLSSDVYGGGFMYHFGDGFVAVGLVVGLDYANPYISPYQEFQKMKTHPYYADVLEGGECVSYGARALNEGGYQSIPKLHFPGGVLVGCSAGFMNVPKIKGTHTAMKSGMVAAEAIFEAVKEMDVVDEETDFEESPLDLQSYEENLKSSWVYEELYEVRNVRPSFNGPLGFLGGLAHSGFTTLVSKGLEPWTLQHKHTDAEATKPASEFSPKEYPKPDGKLTFDILTSVSRTGTYHQEDEPCHLRIPQQNHRKHAEISFPKFKGIEQKFCPAGVYEYIEDEEEPLGVKFNINSQNCIHCKTCDIKVPAQDINWEVPEGGDGPKYYMT is encoded by the coding sequence ATGTTCCGCCGAGGATTGGTTCTACTACTGAGGCCTTCACCAGCAAGAAGAACCGATTTTTCGCTGCTAAGAAAGCTGCTAGGTAGCTGTGCCCCATTCACTAGATTTCTTCTGCATCGTCACTTTCaaacttctcgagcttCCTTCTTCCATACTGCCCCTATCTGCCATAATGAGATTCCCTTTGACCAACTATCACAAGAAGACAAGGATACCCTAACTGAGGAACGAGCCACCGACAACGTTGATGTTTGTATTGTAGGCGCAGGTCCTGCCGGGCTAGCCTCGGCTATTAAGCTCAAACAGCTTGACAATGAAGAAGGCCTGGGAGAATTGAgggtggtggtgcttgaaaaagcacCAGACTTTGGATCCCACATTGTTTCGGGCGCAGTGCTCGAGCCTAGAGCGTTGAAGGAGCTTTTTCCTGATAGTGAGTATCTCAAAGAAGACGGCCTGGGAATCCCCTTGCCGCCAGACTTGGTGACTCTAGTGGAACAAGACGAGATGAAGTATTTGACCGAGCAGTATGCCTTCACCATGCCAGAACCCCCACAGATGGTAAATCACGGCAAGAACTACATTACCTCTCTCAGTCAGGTGGTGCAGCATTTATCTGAGCGAGCAGAGGAGTTGGGGGTAGAGCTCTTTCCAGGTATCTCCGTCTCTGAGCTCATATACACGGAAAACGGCGATGCCATCAAAGGTGTGGCCACCAGAGACGTTGGAATCGGAAAGAATGGAGCTCCCTtgggctcttttgaaagaggtATGGAGTTCCACGCCAGAGTCACCGTTCTAGCCGAAGGGTGCCATGGGTCCCTTACGAAAAAAGCGATTTCCAAGTTTGACCTTCGTGCAAACTCCGATCCACAGACATACGGTTTGGGTATCAAGGAGGTTTGGCGTGTTGCTGACGACAAGTTTCAGCCAGGATTTGTTGGTCACACAATGGGATTCCCGTTGTCTCTGGACGTCTATGGAGGCGGGTTTATGTACCACTTTGGCGATGGATTTGTTGCCGTGGGTCTTGTTGTCGGGCTTGACTACGCCAACCCTTACATTCTGCCATATCAGGAGTTCCAGAAAATGAAAACTCACCCATACTACGCTGATGTGCTTGAAGGAGGCGAGTGTGTGTCGTACGGAGCTCGTGCACTTAACGAAGGTGGGTACCAGTCGATTCCAAAGCTTCATTTCCCTGGCGGTGTGCTTGTGGGCTGTTCTGCTGGCTTCATGAACGTGCCCAAGATCAAAGGCACTCACACGGCGATGAAACTGGGAATGGTCGCTGCAGAAGCCATTTTCGAGGCAGTGAAAGAAATGGACGTTGTAGACGAGGAAACAGACTTTGAGGAGCTGCCTCTTGACTTGCAGTCGTACGAGGAAAATCTCAAGCTGTCTTGGGTCTACGAGGAGCTCTATGAAGTCAGAAACGTTCGTCCTTCCTTTAACGGACCTTTAGGGTTCCTTGGAGGCCTCGCTCACTCTGGCTTCACTACATTGGTGTCTAAAGGGTTGGAGCCATGGACATTACAGCATAAGCATACGGACGCCGAGGCGACCAAACCAGCATCGGAGTTTTCTCCCAAGGAGTATCCAAAACCAGACGGGAAGCTCACGTTCGACATCTTGACCTCTGTGTCTAGAACAGGCACTTACCATCAGGAAGACGAGCCTTGCCACTTGAGAATTccacaacaaaaccacAGAAAGCACGCCGAAATCTCGTTTCCGAAATTCAAAGGCATTGAGCAGAAATTTTGTCCTGCTGGAGTGTACGAGTACATcgaggacgaggaggaaCCACTTGGAGTGAagttcaacatcaacagtCAGAACTGCATTCACTGCAAGACGTGTGACATCAAAGTGCCTGCTCAGGATATCAACTGGGAGGTGCCCGAGGGAGGCGATGGGCCCAAATATTACATGACCTAG
- the CLN3 gene encoding cyclin CLN3, with protein MNSPDFYHSVRVSQASLKAQDVRVQLAECKAHKAHVDEYKLDIHHHLLELDTKTRPNLHLIQQQPEINLRMRPLLLDFLMDVINKLNLSKSTFPLTVNIIDRYCSVRIVKKQHYQLLGLTALWIACKNLDSKFRIPSLNDLCKYCCHCYDKKLFLEMENHVLKSLGWLVDAPTFDSFVDLYINALASSSFLAGSKNPHKACNDVKIVALYICELIQFYPNIYFNYSSPKIALLSVVLAALILNTSSAFTTHEFLAYVAAETDVEIINHDTYNQAFALFIKVLKCPPPSLKTKYFNEDSRFLNLMKQLVAFTWKHLAPNSVFSHTGAAPTSSDCGVIELNTPVSRDEPSGSPTSLGGSVTPKFYPATPISSSISPKNADSTGFERPVLTPQASAPVYTKFVPALSPRTHKTLPSPNLSPAEHDRQMFGEKRSYEGQAPPVKRSKSMSKAVFYIH; from the coding sequence ATGAACCTGCCAGACTTCTACCATAGTGTTCGAGTGTCCCAGGCGCTGCTTAAGGCTCAGGATGTCAGAGTCCAGCTTGCAGAGTGCAAGGCCCACAAGGCTCACGTCGACGAGTACAAGCTCGATATCCACCACCACTTGCTAGAGTTGGACACGAAAACCCGGCCCAACCTTCACTTGATCCAGCAGCAGCCCGAGATCAACTTGCGCATGAGACCGTTgttgcttgatttcttgatggacgtgatcaacaagctcaactTGTCCAAACTGACGTTCCCGCTCACGGTGAACATTATAGACCGCTACTGCTCCGTGAGAATTGTCAAGAAACAGCACTACCAGCTCTTGGGGCTCACGGCGCTTTGGATCGCTTGCAAAAACTTGGACTCCAAGTTCCGCATCCCCAGCCTAAATGACTTGTGCAAATACTGCTGCCACTGCTacgacaagaagttgtttttGGAGATGGAGAACCACGTGCTCAAGCTGTTGGGCTGGCTCGTGGACGCCCCCACCTTCGACTCGTTTGTCGACTTGTACATCAATGCCTTGGCGCTGTCCTCCTTCTTAGCAGGCTCTAAGAACCCCCACAAAGCATGCAACGACGTGAAGATCGTGGCGCTCTACATTTGCGAGCTAATTCAGTTCTACCCCAACATCTACTTCAACTACTCGTCGCCGAAAATCGCTCTTTTGAGCGTGGTGCTTGCTGCTCTTATTCTCAACACCTCGTCTGCTTTCACCACCCACGAGTTTTTGGCCTACGTGGCTGCTGAGACTGACGTGGAGATCATCAACCACGACACTTACAACCAGGCGTTTGCCTTGTTCATCAAGGTGCTCAAGTGTCCTCCCCCGCTGCTCAAGACAAAATACTTCAACGAGGATCTGCGCTTCTTGAACCTCATGAAGCAGCTTGTCGCTTTTACTTGGAAACACTTGGCTCCCAACTCGGTGTTTTCCCACACTGGCGCCGCTCCTACTTCCAGCGACTGTGGCGTGATAGAATTGAACACCCCTGTCTCCAGAGACGAGCCCTCGGGCTCTCCCACGAGCCTCGGCGGGTCCGTGACGCCCAAGTTCTACCCAGCCACGCCGATTTCCTCCAGCATCAGCCCCAAAAACGCCGATTCCACCGGTTTCGAGCGGCCCGTGCTCACGCCCCAGGCGTCTGCTCCCGTGTACACAAAGTTTGTGCCAGCGTTGCTGCCTCGCACCCACAAGACATTGCCCTCCCCCAATCTTCTGCCTGCTGAGCACGACAGACAAATGTTTGGCGAGAAGCGCAGCTACGAGGGCCAGGCGCCGCCCGTGAAGCGGTCCAAGAGCATGAGCAAAGCGGTGTTCTACATTCACTGA
- the CYC3 gene encoding holocytochrome c synthase CYC3 gives MGWFWADSAKSKPSLGLAACPVNHGKSDAPAACPVNYGKGPKTSDDDEVLNPMNNMPMAISSERAPGQRIVLSTERTISSIPRGESADQGFWEYPSPQQMLNAMLKKGKGQGVPEDAVESMVEVHNFLNEGAWQQILQWEQKYTEQTKIEPRLLQFTGKPHDLSPRARMYLALGKVFPNTFNTQPPFDRHDWTVLRSRGRDQDWDKVRYIIDYYSAPDDEETGMPSFMLDTRPALDSFQNAQDRFVHWWGPLWKQAMGDFD, from the coding sequence ATGGGATGGTTCTGGGCTGATTCGGCCAAAAGCAAACCTTCTTTGGGCCTTGCTGCGTGCCCTGTGAATCACGGGAAATCAGACGCTCCAGCAGCGTGCCCGGTCAACTACGGAAAGGGACCCAAGACCTCCGATGACGACGAGGTGCTTAACCCCATGAACAACATGCCCATGGCGATCTCTTCTGAGAGAGCTCCGGGACAGCGTATAGTTCTCTCCACAGAAAGAACCATATCGCTGATTCCAAGAGGCGAGTCTGCCGACCAAGGATTCTGGGAGTACCCTTCGCCGCAACAAATGCTTAATGCCATGCTCAAAAAGGGCAAAGGACAAGGAGTGCCTGAAGACGCCGTCGAGCTGATGGTGGAGGTTCACAATTTTTTGAACGAGGGAGCGTGGCAACAAATTTTACAATGGGAGCAGAAGTACACTGAACAGACCAAAATAGAGCCCAGATTGCTCCAGTTCACAGGGAAGCCCCACGACCTCAGCCCCAGGGCCCGGATGTATTTGGCTCTAGGTAAAGTTTTCCCCAACACTTTCAATACGCAGCCCCCATTCGACCGCCACGACTGGACGGTGCTCAGATCCAGAGGAAGAGACCAGGATTGGGATAAGGTGAGGTACATCATCGACTACTATAGTGCTCCAGACGACGAGGAGACGGGGATGCCGCTGTTCATGTTGGACACGCGTCCTGCGTTGGATTCGTTCCAAAACGCCCAGGACAGGTTTGTTCACTGGTGGGGTCCGTTGTGGAAACAGGCGATGGGGGATTTTGATTGA
- the GDS1 gene encoding Gds1p, producing the protein MALADKRPLGVPVTSHASPAYTMKSTISDLKGAETAQAQAQAKQEKGRVSESPGGSPTSRSISPDSLMQQKKSSTSSFSSRDSTPAPANLSGNGLYLKKHKVPSRVPIATGISTTIPVTGEKPKPQQEGDASLEDDVLYAIFLILYEKDPAGAGMTVKQICDVLVERHPEMAQLSSKTSNLVSAKLNAYVKRVEKGDANLRYALSREWADASPKRMVYVYRGLLAKNFHVHLGQHQAQNQQSPQLSQLQHSSSSLASSSSSSSSSKPVDSFEAAKHSALSKPRRQTMFDLGISRPAFVESPIDRSNLFVPYASAPVAASLTEVKLEESKSGGGKMAAKNKTKSGNANSDEVEEEGSPLKSTDNNNNNSDDFEFDELEVFDDDDDDMPGFVIDTFKNGKRSKSMSYLSQNKKAKFLTAAAAAPRASKAPCSPSPNAAAAAAALHAAALKAIAAANSSASSSSSVSSASSSGASPASTAASESTASPKSKDWSHVVRSGFLSQEIGAPEDISLSDLDKLFS; encoded by the coding sequence ATGGCGTTGGCAGACAAAAGACCTCTTGGCGTTCCAGTCACTTCCCACGCTTCCCCAGCGTACACGATGAAGTCGACCATCTCTGATTTAAAGGGCGCTGAGACGGCGCAAGCGCAAGCGCAAGCGAAGCAAGAGAAAGGTCGGGTTAGTGAGAGCCCTGGCGGTTCTCCGACCTCGAGACTGATTCTGCCCGATTCGTTGAtgcagcagaagaagctgctgACGCTGCTGTTCAGCTCCCGGGACTCCACGCCGGCTCCGGCGAATTTGAGCGGCAACGGCTTGTATTTAAAGAAACATAAGGTCCCCTCGAGAGTGCCCATTGCGACGGGCATTTCCACCACCATCCCTGTCACTGGGGAAAAACCCAAACCTCAGCAAGAAGGCGATGCCTCTTTGGAAGACGATGTGTTGTATGCgatctttctcatcttgtACGAGAAGGACCCAGCAGGCGCTGGAATGACCGTCAAGCAGATCTGCGACGTTTTGGTCGAAAGACACCCTGAGATGGCGCAGCTCTCGTCAAAAACGTCCAATTTGGTCAGCGCAAAGCTCAATGCCTACGTCAAGCGTGTGGAGAAGGGCGACGCCAACTTGCGCTATGCCCTTTCTCGAGAATGGGCCGATGCCCTGCCCAAGCGTATGGTTTACGTTTACCGTGGTCTTTTGGCAAAGAATTTCCACGTTCACTTGGGCCAGCATCAGGCACAGAACCAACAAAGCCCTCAACTCTCGCAATTGCAAcacctgctgctgctgttggcgctgctgctgctgctgctgctgctgctgaaacCAGTGGACTCGTTCGAGGCCGCCAAGCACCTGGCGTTGCTGAAACCACGCCGCCAAACGATGTTTGATTTGGGCATCTCGCGCCCGGCGTTTGTCGAGTCTCCGATCGACAGGTCCAACTTGTTCGTGCCGTATGCGCTGGCGCCCGTGGCGGCCTCTTTGACCGAGGTGAAGTTGGAGGAGCTGAAGCTGGGTGGTggaaaaatggctgcgaaaaacaaGACCAAAAGTGGAAATGCGAACCTGGACgaagttgaggaagaggGTTCTCCTTTGAAGAGCACCGACAACAATAACAACAACTCGGACGACTTTGAGTTCGACGAGTTGGAGGTGtttgacgacgacgacgacgacaTGCCTGGGTTTGTCATTGACACCTTCAAGAACGGCAAGCGCTCCAAGTCCATGTCGTACCTCTCTCAGAAcaagaaggccaagttcCttactgctgctgctgctgctcctAGAGCTTCCAAGGCGCCCTGTTCTCCTAGCCCCaacgctgctgctgccgccgCCGCTTTGCAcgctgctgctttgaaggCCATTGCTGCCGCCAActcttctgcttcctcttcgCTGTCGGTGTCgtcagcttcttcttctggcgCCTCTCCTGCCTCGACTGCAGCTTCCGAGTCGACGGCTCTGCCAAAGAGTAAAGACTGGCTGCACGTTGTTCGTCTGGGGTTCTTGAGCCAGGAAATTGGCGCTCCCGAGGACATTAGCTTGCtggacttggacaagttgtTCAGCTAA
- a CDS encoding ADP-ribose 1''-phosphate phosphatase, whose amino-acid sequence MINYIKGDLFGHSSRKAAVLAHACNPHGSWGGGIAAQFRKRYPDAYSEYALHCKENGPNLLGTAYVIPVEEAQKSYIACLFTSNFENTPSEIVEYTKSSLRDLSKKLSQLNDVERDSEGKVVVNMPKINSGIFNVPWEHTENVLSETENLSFNVYTV is encoded by the coding sequence ATGATCAATTATATCAAAGGCGACCTTTTTGGCCACAGTTCGAGGAAAGCTGCTGTTTTGGCCCACGCGTGCAACCCCCACGGTTCGTGGGGTGGTGGAATCGCTGCCCAGTTCAGGAAACGCTACCCTGATGCTTATAGCGAGTATGCTCTtcattgcaaagaaaatgggCCAAACCTTTTGGGAACAGCCTACGTCATTCCAGTGGAAGAGGCTCAAAAAAGTTATATTGCATGCTTGTTCACCAGCAATTTCGAAAACACTCCTAGTGAGATCGTTGAGTACACGAAGCTGAGCTTAAGGGATTTGTCTAAGAAGCTTCTGCAATTGAACGATGTTGAACGAGATCTGGAGGGTAAAGTCGTGGTGAACATGCCCAAAATCAACAGTGGCATTTTTAATGTGCCTTGGGAACACACTGAAAATGTGCTACTGGAAACTGAAAACTTACTGTTCAACGTTTATACTGTGTAA
- the PUS4 gene encoding pseudouridine synthase, translated as MFRYLPRNMNGIFAVDKPVGVTSYEVVKNLGKLFDKSDVFAHDLAQAKKLKYEQLKAGTKWKEHKIQNRVNRIGTKLGHGGTLDPLASGVLIIGVGTGTKQLNHYLDECTKTYEAKAMLGQSTTTGDSEGEVLTRTETEHVTLEMLKQAAKKFTGKGKQTPPLFSALKVDGMPLYEYARKGLPLPRAIKARDVVIHEFVIHDEFGVDSSFEPRKLETDSDGKTLASMLASNSTLNDSELVFSEEFMSNEGVPESEKVTKIKPRMLAEDAPPRDQLPVFGATATVGSGTYIRSLLSDLGRAVESSAHMVALKRTKQADWEVGVNTFKLSDFMERDERIWGPVLKIVLENGPKVNVEEEFKKVEEKFGPLIEAERKAKEEAQVREANDQVTEDTEKEGKPEDGEASEESVEEHTSKKQRVD; from the coding sequence ATGTTCAGATATCTCCCACGCAACATGAATGGAATATTTGCAGTGGACAAGCCTGTGGGCGTGACGTCATACGAAGTGGTGAAAAACCTCGGCAAACTCTTTGACAAGCTGGACGTTTTCGCCCACGACTTGGCCCAGgcgaagaaattgaagtaTGAGCAGCTCAAGGCAGGAACCAAATGGAAAGAGCACAAGATCCAGAACAGAGTCAACAGAATCGGCACAAAATTGGGCCACGGCGGCACTTTGGATCCATTGGCGCTGGGAGTGCTTATTATTGGCGTTGGAACAGGCACAAAGCAGTTGAACCACTACTTGGACGAGTGCACGAAGACATATGAGGCTAAGGCGATGTTAGGCCAGTCTACTACTACAGGAGACCTGGAAGGAGAGGTTTTGACGAGAACAGAAACTGAGCATGTGACGTTGGAGATGTTGAAGCAGGCAGCAAAGAAGTTCACAGGAAAGGGCAAACAAACTCCTCCATTATTTTCAGCATTGAAGGTTGACGGAATGCCTCTTTATGAGTATGCCAGAAAGGGGCTCCCACTCCCGAGAGCGATCAAAGCTCGAGATGTGGTGATACATGAGTTTGTCATTCACGACGAGTTTGGCGTCGATCTGCTGTTTGAGCCGAGGAAGTTGGAAACTGACTCTGATGGGAAGACGCTAGCAAGCATGCTAGCGCTGAACCTGACGCTCAATGACTCTGAGTTGGTGTTCTCGGAAGAGTTCATGAGCAACGAGGGCGTGCCTGAGTCGGAGAAGGTGACCAAGATCAAGCCCAGAATGCTAGCTGAAGACGCTCCTCCGAGGGATCAATTGCCTGTTTTTGGCGCCACAGCAACAGTGGGCTCAGGCACGTACATTCGAAGTTTACTCAGCGATTTGGGCAGGGCTGTGGAGTCGTCTGCTCATATGGTTGCGTTGAAGAGAACGAAGCAGGCAGATTGGGAGGTTGGCGTGAACACATTCAAATTGAGTGATTTCATGGAGAGAGACGAGAGAATCTGGGGACCGGTTTTGAAGATTGTGTTGGAGAACGGACCGAAAGTGAATGTCGAAGAGGAGTTTaagaaggtggaggagaagtttgGCCCCTTGATCGAGGCCGAGCGAAAGGCCAAGGAGGAGGCACAGGTAAGGGAAGCTAATGACCAAGTCACTGAAGATACAGAAAAGGAAGGTAAACCTGAAGATGGCGAGGCGTCGGAGGAGAGCGTTGAAGAGCACAcgctgaagaagcagagagTCGACTGA